A single genomic interval of Fructobacillus americanaquae harbors:
- a CDS encoding GntR family transcriptional regulator has product MAIPRYIEIHNEIRQRIAAGEWGTNKRLPAERDLAESFHVSRMTLRQAIQTLVDEGILERRVGSGTYVAEKKVSERALGVTSFTELMKKSGREAQTVTVSYKVTTPSVSELEHLQLKPEDEVLVMERLRLGDDEPILLEQTTLPVKLVNNFTRSSLTESLYATLIQAGIQPGRAEQTVTAALATERQADFLQIKRGDPILAVRQVSYDQEDHPFEYVRSYYVGDRFEFQLTR; this is encoded by the coding sequence ATGGCTATACCACGCTATATTGAGATTCATAATGAGATTCGTCAGCGCATTGCAGCTGGTGAATGGGGGACGAATAAACGTCTTCCGGCTGAACGTGACTTGGCCGAATCCTTTCACGTTTCTCGGATGACTCTCCGTCAGGCGATTCAAACCCTCGTTGACGAAGGTATTTTGGAACGCCGTGTTGGTTCCGGAACTTATGTAGCTGAGAAAAAGGTTTCAGAACGGGCGCTAGGGGTAACTTCTTTTACGGAGTTGATGAAAAAATCAGGCCGGGAAGCCCAGACTGTGACTGTTTCTTATAAGGTGACGACTCCATCCGTTTCGGAATTAGAGCATTTGCAACTCAAACCAGAAGATGAAGTTTTGGTGATGGAGCGCTTGCGTTTGGGCGATGATGAGCCAATCTTGTTGGAACAGACGACCTTACCCGTAAAACTGGTGAATAATTTTACTCGTTCAAGCCTAACAGAGTCGCTCTACGCCACTTTAATCCAGGCCGGTATTCAGCCAGGTCGGGCCGAGCAAACGGTCACAGCGGCATTGGCCACGGAGCGTCAAGCTGATTTCTTGCAAATTAAACGTGGTGATCCAATTTTGGCCGTTCGTCAGGTCTCTTATGATCAAGAAGACCACCCCTTTGAATACGTTCGTTCATACTATGTTGGCGATCGCTTTGAATTCCAGTTGACTCGCTAA
- a CDS encoding GNAT family N-acetyltransferase, with translation MNIRPLAKQDLPHIYQQKNSRSVMALWFEEPFNSLDELTILYDRHVLDQSERRFVIEDDNQFVGVVELIDINTIHRHCEIQIIIDTKFQGQGLAQKGLRAGIEYAFSVLNLHKIYLYVDVENPAAIHIYQKFGFQEEGRLKKHYFAEGRYHDSLMMGLFANEFYQEK, from the coding sequence GTGAACATCCGTCCTCTTGCTAAGCAAGATTTGCCCCATATCTACCAGCAAAAAAATTCACGGTCCGTGATGGCCCTCTGGTTTGAAGAACCCTTTAATTCCTTAGACGAATTAACCATCCTCTATGACCGCCACGTCCTCGATCAAAGCGAACGACGTTTCGTGATTGAAGACGATAACCAATTCGTTGGTGTCGTTGAATTAATCGATATCAATACGATTCACCGTCACTGTGAAATTCAAATCATTATTGACACTAAATTTCAGGGCCAAGGCTTGGCCCAAAAAGGTTTGCGGGCCGGGATTGAATATGCCTTTTCTGTCTTAAACCTTCACAAGATTTACCTATACGTTGATGTAGAAAATCCAGCTGCCATCCACATTTATCAAAAATTTGGCTTTCAAGAAGAAGGTCGACTCAAAAAACACTACTTTGCCGAAGGACGTTACCATGATTCCTTAATGATGGGACTCTTCGCTAACGAATTTTATCAAGAAAAATAA
- a CDS encoding TetR/AcrR family transcriptional regulator, producing the protein MKTDARYTKADVAIRNTFLEILAHKDFHKISVQEIIQQAGINRSTFYAHFLDKDDLMETIQMDLLEETMGALPALNLENFDVAEIFEHRADFLVQRIYEQKDLAALLLSKHAEHSFENRMVEQAKKTFFSTTEGHVLAIPSRYALNILTGTATNMIITWIRSDFQESTEEFSAILVKVVPPLLTKVIHAQD; encoded by the coding sequence ATGAAAACTGATGCCCGTTATACCAAAGCTGATGTTGCTATTCGTAACACCTTTTTAGAAATTTTGGCCCATAAGGACTTTCATAAAATTTCTGTCCAAGAAATCATTCAGCAGGCTGGTATTAACCGTTCAACCTTCTATGCGCATTTCTTAGACAAGGATGATTTGATGGAAACAATCCAAATGGATCTCTTAGAAGAAACCATGGGTGCTCTCCCTGCTCTTAACCTTGAAAACTTCGATGTTGCTGAAATTTTTGAACACCGAGCTGATTTTTTAGTCCAAAGAATTTATGAGCAAAAAGATTTAGCCGCCCTTCTCCTTTCAAAACATGCCGAACATTCCTTTGAAAACCGAATGGTTGAACAGGCAAAAAAGACCTTTTTCAGCACAACCGAAGGTCATGTTTTAGCCATTCCGTCGCGGTATGCCCTCAATATTCTGACTGGAACCGCTACAAATATGATCATTACCTGGATTCGTTCTGATTTTCAGGAATCAACTGAAGAATTTTCGGCCATCCTAGTGAAGGTTGTCCCACCACTTTTAACCAAAGTTATTCATGCCCAAGACTAA
- a CDS encoding ABC transporter permease produces MKSSNKLILSLVFGLTIVLGIMMTAFSLPAVKSGINNVPIGVVAQNDATYEKLAKPLSDKGFKISQYDSEKNVKSAIKERKIYGAFEMSATGDLSLYQATAASAAVAQALNQIGQGVVSQQKAAAKAQLAPMMAQANDVNTLKALNQKSAAIDAKTLKVVELRAFPKDDPKGTGLAAGALPIALGGWIGAVAIANVIKGKKQKFFAALAFAFVGGLGLVGVIQFGIGTFAGNYWLTSLGAMLGIAATAFFVLGILEVMGNGGLIIAAILLILLGNPLSGLSSAPEMLPKGWGFFGQLLPPGATGSLLRDIAFFNGNAIALPLTVLLGYIALGLILFATGKKSSIIVSETTTD; encoded by the coding sequence ATGAAATCATCAAATAAGTTGATTTTAAGTTTGGTTTTTGGTTTGACGATCGTCTTGGGAATTATGATGACCGCCTTCTCATTACCAGCCGTAAAATCAGGTATTAATAATGTCCCAATTGGTGTCGTTGCTCAAAATGATGCAACGTACGAAAAGTTGGCCAAGCCACTGTCCGATAAGGGCTTTAAAATTAGCCAGTATGACAGCGAAAAAAACGTTAAATCAGCTATCAAGGAACGTAAGATTTACGGTGCCTTCGAAATGTCAGCAACCGGTGACTTGAGTTTGTACCAAGCAACCGCCGCTTCTGCAGCCGTTGCGCAAGCCTTGAACCAGATTGGTCAGGGGGTTGTTAGCCAACAAAAGGCCGCTGCTAAGGCCCAATTAGCCCCAATGATGGCACAAGCCAATGACGTCAACACGTTGAAGGCCTTGAACCAAAAGTCAGCAGCAATCGATGCGAAGACTTTAAAGGTTGTTGAATTGCGGGCCTTCCCTAAGGATGACCCTAAGGGAACTGGCTTAGCCGCCGGAGCCTTGCCAATTGCCCTTGGTGGTTGGATTGGTGCCGTTGCCATTGCTAACGTCATTAAGGGTAAGAAGCAAAAGTTTTTTGCCGCCTTGGCCTTCGCCTTCGTGGGTGGCCTTGGTCTGGTCGGTGTTATCCAATTCGGTATTGGTACTTTCGCTGGTAACTACTGGTTAACCTCACTGGGTGCCATGCTTGGGATTGCTGCCACTGCATTCTTTGTTTTGGGTATTTTGGAAGTGATGGGCAATGGCGGTTTGATTATTGCCGCCATCCTGTTGATCTTGCTTGGAAACCCACTTTCAGGGCTCTCATCAGCTCCTGAAATGTTGCCAAAGGGCTGGGGCTTTTTCGGACAACTCTTGCCACCTGGAGCAACCGGATCACTTTTGCGTGACATCGCCTTCTTCAATGGGAATGCCATTGCCTTGCCATTAACAGTGTTGCTTGGCTATATTGCCCTTGGTTTGATTCTCTTCGCCACCGGTAAGAAGTCATCAATCATTGTTTCTGAAACAACGACTGACTAA
- a CDS encoding aminotransferase class V-fold PLP-dependent enzyme — translation MTKDAFSDWTKVIKTTTKPDKESGAINPAIQLSSTFEQRDFDHFGHWDYARSGNPTRDVLEESIAELEHGKRGFAFATGMAAISTALLTLNQGDHVILTKNVYGGTFRLVTEVLTKYGISFTFVDLGNPSDLEEDFQDNTKVVYVETPSNPTLQVTDIRLVAQIAHDHGALVFADNTFMTPVLQKPLDLSADLVVHSATKFLAGHSDILAGLVVTKDEELGKQIYFLQNAMGATLGVFDSWLLMRGIKTLAARIDKESQNALELARWLEQQPLVTKVNYPGLAADAGYAVQRSQAKSGGAVLSFDIGSEDNVRQLVAALKIPIFSVSLGAVESIISYPPKMSHAEMNVDERHERGITAGLVRYSVGLEDIDDLKADLHQAFLKIEE, via the coding sequence ATGACTAAGGATGCATTTTCTGATTGGACGAAGGTCATTAAGACTACAACCAAACCCGATAAAGAAAGTGGGGCAATTAACCCAGCAATCCAGTTGTCATCGACATTCGAACAACGTGACTTTGATCATTTTGGTCACTGGGATTATGCCCGGTCAGGCAACCCAACGCGCGATGTTCTCGAGGAAAGTATTGCTGAATTGGAGCATGGCAAGCGGGGCTTTGCTTTTGCAACGGGGATGGCAGCCATTTCAACGGCCTTGTTGACGCTGAACCAGGGCGACCACGTGATTTTGACCAAGAATGTTTATGGTGGAACCTTTCGTTTGGTCACGGAAGTTTTGACCAAGTATGGGATTTCTTTTACTTTTGTGGACTTAGGAAACCCATCTGATTTGGAAGAGGATTTTCAGGATAATACTAAGGTGGTTTACGTGGAAACGCCTTCAAATCCAACCCTGCAGGTCACGGATATTCGCTTAGTAGCACAAATTGCCCACGACCACGGGGCCTTGGTTTTTGCCGATAATACCTTTATGACCCCGGTCTTGCAAAAGCCATTAGACCTTAGTGCCGATTTGGTCGTCCATAGTGCTACAAAGTTCTTAGCCGGCCATAGCGATATTCTGGCAGGTTTGGTTGTTACCAAGGATGAAGAGCTGGGCAAACAAATCTACTTCCTCCAAAATGCTATGGGTGCGACGCTGGGAGTGTTTGATTCCTGGCTCTTGATGCGCGGCATTAAGACTTTGGCGGCCCGAATCGACAAGGAGTCGCAAAACGCCCTGGAACTTGCTCGCTGGCTTGAACAACAGCCCCTGGTGACAAAGGTTAATTACCCGGGCTTGGCAGCGGATGCTGGCTATGCAGTTCAAAGGAGTCAGGCCAAATCGGGCGGGGCGGTTTTGTCTTTTGATATTGGTAGCGAAGACAATGTCCGCCAGCTGGTAGCTGCATTAAAGATTCCGATTTTCTCGGTTTCTTTGGGGGCAGTGGAATCAATTATTTCTTATCCACCGAAGATGTCGCATGCCGAAATGAACGTGGACGAGCGCCATGAGCGTGGGATTACGGCTGGCTTGGTTCGCTACTCCGTTGGTTTAGAGGACATTGACGATTTGAAGGCTGATTTACACCAGGCCTTTTTAAAAATTGAAGAATGA
- a CDS encoding PLP-dependent transferase: MAIDCSWQKKIETILAQAGNRVDHVTGSISMPLYFSTAYRHEGLGKSTGYDYSRMTEPTRDVLENVLAQLENGAKAYAVSSGMAAIQLVFSQFKSDDHIIVSDDLYGGSFRFFDLLAKQYHLRFSKWDGQDYQELDRLLANDGQAVWIETPSNPTMKVIDIKKAADHAHAVSAQLLVDNTFYTPLIQQPLNQGADIVVHSATKYLSGHNDLLAGVVVCKTEETAAVIGQNLITTGPNLAPFDSWLLLRSLKTLPLRLAKQEDNAQALVADFNQSKLIDEVRYPGRGGMVSIYVNQSVDIDRFLGALKVASFAESLGGTETLVTVPAVQTHADMTPAEREKTGITENLLRVSCGIEASADLILDFHQALTVAIDTDGGGKEPAEDASGAEKELIHD; encoded by the coding sequence ATGGCAATTGACTGTTCTTGGCAAAAAAAGATTGAAACGATTTTGGCCCAAGCGGGTAACCGAGTTGATCATGTAACGGGTTCGATTTCGATGCCCCTGTATTTTTCGACCGCATACCGGCACGAGGGTCTGGGTAAGTCGACGGGCTATGACTATTCCCGGATGACGGAACCCACCAGAGACGTCTTAGAGAATGTCTTAGCTCAGCTGGAAAATGGGGCGAAGGCCTATGCCGTTTCCTCTGGAATGGCAGCCATTCAACTAGTCTTTAGCCAGTTTAAAAGTGATGACCACATTATTGTTTCTGACGATTTGTATGGCGGTTCCTTCCGTTTCTTTGATCTTTTAGCAAAACAATACCACCTGCGCTTCAGCAAGTGGGATGGTCAAGATTATCAAGAACTTGACCGACTTTTGGCAAATGATGGTCAGGCTGTTTGGATTGAGACCCCTTCGAACCCAACCATGAAGGTCATTGATATCAAAAAAGCGGCCGACCATGCTCATGCCGTTTCGGCTCAATTGCTCGTGGACAACACATTTTACACACCCTTGATTCAACAGCCTCTGAATCAAGGGGCTGATATCGTGGTTCATTCTGCCACGAAGTATTTGTCAGGGCATAATGATTTGTTGGCCGGTGTAGTGGTTTGTAAAACTGAAGAAACAGCTGCAGTCATTGGTCAGAACTTGATAACGACGGGCCCTAATTTGGCCCCCTTTGATTCCTGGTTGCTCTTACGGAGCCTCAAAACGCTGCCTTTGCGCCTGGCTAAGCAGGAAGACAACGCTCAGGCCTTGGTGGCAGATTTTAACCAAAGTAAATTGATTGACGAAGTCCGCTATCCTGGCCGCGGGGGCATGGTCAGCATTTATGTGAATCAATCAGTCGATATTGACCGTTTCTTGGGCGCCTTAAAGGTGGCTTCCTTTGCTGAAAGTTTGGGTGGAACGGAGACCTTGGTAACCGTTCCGGCCGTGCAAACCCATGCCGACATGACACCAGCCGAACGTGAAAAAACAGGGATTACAGAAAACCTGTTGCGAGTATCCTGTGGGATTGAAGCCAGTGCGGACTTGATTTTAGACTTCCATCAGGCCTTGACAGTTGCGATAGATACTGATGGTGGAGGTAAAGAACCGGCGGAGGACGCATCAGGCGCAGAAAAGGAGTTAATTCATGACTAA
- a CDS encoding O-acetylhomoserine aminocarboxypropyltransferase/cysteine synthase family protein, with the protein MTDKKLHFETLQVHAGQTVDPATGSRAVPIYQTTSYVFKDAEQAANRFGLTEPGNIYTRLTNPTTAVVDDRVAALENAAAGVTLATGSAAITAAILNIAGQGDEVVAASTLYGGTYDLLAVTLPKLGIKTTFVDPDDPQNFEEAITDKTKAVYVESIGNPNINLVDFEAIGEIAHRHQILFIVDNTFGTPYLVRPLDHGADIVIHSATKFIGGHGTTMGGVIVEKGDFDYKASGKYPGFTKPNAQYNGLIFADLAPSAFTTKIRAESLRDLGATISPFNSFLLLQGLESLSLRVERHVSNAEKVVDYLNNHPKVAWVRYPKLADSPYHVLAEKYFPKGVGSIFTIGLVGGQEAGKELIKNLKLFSLLANVADAKSLIIHPASTTHAQLNEEELQAAGVTPDLIRLSIGVENVDDLIADLDQALAKI; encoded by the coding sequence ATGACCGACAAGAAATTACACTTTGAAACGTTGCAAGTCCACGCTGGCCAAACGGTTGACCCAGCAACTGGGTCACGGGCCGTGCCAATTTACCAAACAACTTCTTACGTCTTTAAGGATGCTGAACAGGCCGCCAATCGCTTTGGTTTGACGGAACCCGGCAATATTTATACCCGCTTGACCAATCCAACGACGGCAGTTGTCGATGATCGTGTGGCAGCTTTGGAAAACGCTGCAGCTGGGGTGACTTTAGCCACAGGGTCAGCTGCTATTACGGCAGCGATTCTTAACATTGCTGGCCAGGGGGATGAAGTTGTTGCTGCTAGTACTCTTTATGGTGGAACCTACGATCTTTTGGCGGTTACGCTACCAAAATTAGGAATTAAAACGACCTTCGTTGATCCAGATGATCCCCAAAACTTTGAAGAGGCGATTACGGACAAGACCAAGGCGGTGTATGTGGAAAGTATTGGAAATCCCAATATTAACTTGGTTGACTTTGAGGCCATTGGCGAAATTGCCCATCGTCACCAAATTCTCTTCATTGTCGATAACACGTTCGGCACACCCTACTTAGTTCGTCCCTTGGACCATGGTGCTGACATTGTGATTCATTCGGCTACAAAGTTTATTGGTGGTCATGGGACAACAATGGGTGGTGTCATTGTTGAAAAGGGCGACTTTGATTACAAAGCTAGTGGCAAGTATCCAGGCTTCACGAAGCCGAATGCTCAGTATAATGGATTGATCTTTGCTGATTTGGCACCGTCAGCCTTTACGACCAAGATCCGAGCAGAAAGTTTGCGAGACTTGGGGGCCACGATTAGTCCCTTCAATTCCTTCTTATTGCTACAAGGGTTGGAATCGCTTTCCTTGCGGGTTGAACGTCACGTTTCAAACGCCGAAAAGGTAGTTGATTATCTTAATAACCATCCAAAGGTGGCCTGGGTAAGGTATCCAAAATTGGCTGATAGTCCTTATCACGTTTTGGCAGAAAAATACTTCCCTAAGGGGGTCGGTTCGATTTTTACAATTGGATTGGTCGGTGGTCAAGAGGCTGGTAAGGAATTGATTAAGAACTTGAAGCTCTTTTCGCTTTTGGCGAATGTCGCCGATGCGAAGTCATTGATTATCCACCCGGCTTCCACGACTCATGCCCAATTGAATGAGGAAGAATTGCAAGCAGCCGGTGTGACGCCTGACTTGATTCGTCTCTCAATTGGCGTGGAAAATGTTGACGACCTTATCGCTGATTTGGACCAGGCCTTGGCTAAGATTTAA
- a CDS encoding homoserine O-acetyltransferase/O-succinyltransferase family protein produces MTANAKNGFLHQKQVWQNQKLSQPVQILVWNLMPAKENTEEQFLSLLNDLDQDVELTFLYACSHHFKTMPKDAVANCYVCWHQIQDENFDGLILTGAPVEQLPFEDVDYWQEFLTVKEWAKDHVDQTINACWSAQAALYQDFGIKKRRLPAKLFGIYEAKQPTQAIDTEKLGLTAGLANFKTPQSRYSESVIDVEGLPADLQVLLTNDQAGPLLLHSEERRQTYLTGHSEYQVKTLDAEYRRDLAKHLAIHEPDNYYPEGYYDRGEEIENTWTASSHQLYQNWLNLIVNKEKKDDRQEITL; encoded by the coding sequence ATGACGGCGAATGCAAAGAATGGGTTCTTGCACCAAAAGCAAGTATGGCAAAATCAGAAATTAAGCCAACCAGTGCAAATCTTGGTTTGGAATCTGATGCCAGCCAAGGAGAATACTGAAGAACAATTTTTGTCTCTGTTAAATGATTTGGACCAGGATGTCGAATTGACCTTTCTATATGCCTGTAGCCACCACTTCAAGACGATGCCAAAGGACGCGGTCGCCAACTGTTATGTCTGTTGGCACCAAATTCAGGACGAAAATTTCGATGGCCTGATTTTGACAGGGGCACCGGTGGAGCAGTTGCCCTTTGAGGATGTTGATTACTGGCAGGAATTTTTGACTGTCAAGGAGTGGGCCAAAGACCATGTTGATCAAACAATCAACGCCTGTTGGTCGGCTCAGGCAGCGCTGTATCAAGATTTTGGTATCAAAAAACGGCGCTTACCGGCAAAATTGTTTGGAATATATGAGGCCAAGCAGCCAACTCAAGCAATTGACACTGAAAAGTTAGGATTGACCGCTGGCCTCGCCAACTTCAAGACACCGCAGTCGCGGTATTCAGAGTCAGTGATCGACGTTGAGGGTTTGCCAGCTGATTTACAAGTCCTTTTAACCAATGACCAAGCGGGACCGCTCCTGCTACATTCGGAAGAGAGGAGACAGACCTACCTGACGGGGCATTCTGAGTACCAAGTCAAAACATTAGATGCTGAATACCGGCGCGACTTAGCTAAGCATTTGGCCATTCATGAGCCTGATAACTATTATCCAGAAGGTTATTATGACCGGGGCGAAGAGATTGAAAACACCTGGACGGCTAGTAGCCACCAACTCTATCAAAACTGGTTGAACTTGATTGTCAATAAGGAGAAAAAAGATGACCGACAAGAAATTACACTTTGA
- a CDS encoding YoaK family protein: MSKNLFPSHERLLFGSLLTFTAGSLDAYSYLIHGEVFAGLQTGNLILLGINLGKMHLSTASHYLISLLAFGVGTLLIKVLQHILENKGASKTTERRFVLWYMAAILVLSAILQKHVPNLVGTSILSFAAAAELQEFRKLKGAPFMPLMMTGNFRTLYEALYESLFRGNTKMAQTAIDIATVIFTFFLGALLISATVPVLAGLAILIPALVTLVMSQLVTLK; this comes from the coding sequence TTGTCTAAAAATTTATTTCCATCACATGAACGACTCCTCTTTGGAAGTCTCTTAACCTTCACCGCCGGATCGCTGGATGCCTATTCTTATTTAATCCACGGTGAAGTCTTTGCTGGTCTCCAAACCGGAAACTTAATCCTGCTTGGGATTAACTTGGGCAAAATGCATTTGTCAACTGCCAGTCACTACCTGATTTCACTGCTTGCTTTTGGTGTTGGCACTCTCTTAATCAAGGTGCTTCAACATATACTAGAAAATAAAGGGGCCAGTAAGACAACCGAACGGCGCTTTGTCCTTTGGTATATGGCGGCCATCCTGGTGCTGTCTGCCATTCTGCAGAAGCACGTTCCCAACCTCGTTGGCACTTCGATTCTTTCCTTTGCCGCTGCGGCCGAATTACAAGAATTTCGCAAACTCAAGGGGGCCCCATTTATGCCACTGATGATGACCGGAAACTTCCGGACACTCTACGAAGCCCTTTATGAAAGTCTCTTCCGTGGCAACACTAAGATGGCACAAACAGCCATTGATATCGCCACGGTCATCTTCACTTTCTTCCTAGGAGCGCTGTTAATCAGTGCAACAGTTCCCGTCTTGGCTGGGTTAGCCATCCTCATTCCAGCTCTGGTAACACTTGTTATGAGCCAACTGGTCACATTGAAATAA
- a CDS encoding AI-2E family transporter translates to MFPNDKLKTIFFWTIEALALACLIFLVFRFDFLMHPIAVFTNTVFMPLLVAGFFYYVLKPILKLIEKIRIKNWQMPRFLAVWITFALFLFVIGGAFIIFVPLILNEITNMINAIPSFIRHVQDLVNEMVKEPWFKRMNISVSDTDIRTSVTKYGTSVLSITAGTLQAVIAGATSFTINVLLVPIILFYMLNDADHFLPTVKNFFPKSKAQDVFELGGQLDKTIERYISGQAIQMVFVGFAMSIGYWMTGLPYIWLLGFIAGVANIVPYVGPFIGVVPAIFVALSLSWKMVIGIVITMAIVQQVNGSIIYPALIGKSLKMHPLTVMLLLLGAGNLWGIVGMIIVVPVYAIVRTIILYAYKLHLTQRKEQSVSELTKKTFDE, encoded by the coding sequence ATGTTTCCAAATGATAAATTAAAGACCATCTTTTTTTGGACAATCGAGGCACTGGCCTTAGCCTGCTTAATTTTCTTAGTCTTTCGTTTTGACTTTTTAATGCATCCGATTGCAGTCTTTACCAACACGGTTTTTATGCCGTTATTGGTCGCTGGCTTCTTTTACTATGTTTTGAAGCCAATTTTAAAGCTAATTGAAAAAATCAGAATCAAAAACTGGCAGATGCCCCGATTTTTGGCAGTCTGGATTACTTTTGCCCTGTTCTTATTTGTTATTGGTGGGGCCTTCATTATTTTTGTTCCACTGATTTTAAATGAAATCACGAATATGATTAATGCCATTCCTTCATTTATCAGGCATGTACAGGATCTGGTGAATGAGATGGTCAAGGAGCCTTGGTTTAAACGCATGAATATCTCGGTTTCAGATACTGATATTAGGACATCTGTAACCAAATATGGGACTTCGGTTCTCTCAATTACTGCTGGGACTCTTCAAGCAGTGATTGCGGGAGCGACTTCTTTTACTATCAATGTTTTGCTGGTACCGATCATCCTCTTTTATATGCTAAACGATGCGGATCACTTTTTGCCAACGGTCAAAAATTTCTTCCCGAAGAGCAAGGCGCAGGATGTCTTTGAACTCGGTGGACAACTTGATAAGACTATTGAACGCTATATTTCAGGTCAGGCCATTCAGATGGTCTTTGTTGGTTTTGCGATGAGTATTGGTTACTGGATGACCGGCTTGCCATATATTTGGCTTCTTGGTTTTATTGCCGGAGTAGCGAATATTGTTCCTTATGTGGGACCCTTTATTGGGGTTGTGCCGGCCATCTTTGTTGCTCTGTCACTTTCTTGGAAGATGGTCATTGGAATCGTGATTACGATGGCGATTGTCCAGCAGGTTAACGGTTCAATCATTTATCCGGCCCTAATTGGTAAGAGTTTGAAGATGCATCCGCTGACGGTGATGCTGCTCTTGCTAGGGGCAGGAAACCTTTGGGGAATTGTTGGTATGATTATTGTTGTGCCGGTCTATGCCATTGTTCGAACGATTATCCTGTATGCTTATAAATTGCATCTGACGCAACGAAAAGAGCAGTCGGTTTCGGAATTAACGAAGAAGACATTTGATGAATAG
- the mutY gene encoding A/G-specific adenine glycosylase encodes MENWNQTTINAFRKDLLAWYDQEGRAALPWRQNTDPYRILVSELMLQQTRVDTVITYFNRFMEALPTVADLAAADEDLVLKLWEGLGYYSRARNLHKAAKYVVNDLQGQWPESSDDLQNLPGVGPYTAAAIASIAFDQVVPAIDGNFFRVFSRLLKIDDDIAQPKTRKVFYQAIEPIVDPERPGDFNQAIMDLGTTYMKTDNPDTLHSPVKKYNAAFRDGVEDQYPVKTKKKKPLRQIYQAQVAYDAQGRLLYEHRPKTGLLANFWTLPLKQVESIEELAGKQLTLKPVVHVFSHRRWEIWLVDLPVKKQQNLPINMAFLSPVEQEALALPKVQYKLLDQLREIDDVSK; translated from the coding sequence ATGGAGAATTGGAATCAAACGACAATCAATGCCTTTCGCAAAGACTTGCTTGCCTGGTATGACCAAGAAGGTCGAGCGGCTTTGCCTTGGCGACAAAACACAGATCCTTATCGAATTTTAGTTTCGGAGTTAATGCTCCAACAGACCAGAGTGGATACGGTCATTACCTATTTTAACCGCTTTATGGAAGCTTTGCCAACGGTCGCTGATTTGGCTGCTGCCGATGAAGATTTAGTGTTAAAACTTTGGGAAGGGCTCGGCTATTACTCTCGGGCTAGAAACCTGCATAAGGCGGCTAAGTATGTAGTTAATGACTTGCAGGGCCAATGGCCAGAGTCATCCGACGACCTTCAGAATTTACCTGGGGTTGGCCCTTACACAGCGGCAGCGATTGCCTCAATTGCCTTTGATCAGGTAGTGCCAGCCATTGACGGAAACTTTTTTCGAGTTTTTTCCCGGTTGCTGAAGATTGATGATGATATTGCTCAACCAAAAACCCGCAAGGTTTTTTATCAAGCAATTGAACCAATCGTTGACCCAGAAAGGCCTGGTGACTTTAATCAGGCAATTATGGACTTGGGTACAACTTATATGAAAACGGATAATCCGGACACCCTGCATTCGCCTGTCAAAAAGTATAATGCGGCCTTTCGTGATGGGGTTGAGGACCAGTATCCGGTCAAAACAAAAAAGAAAAAGCCGTTGCGACAAATTTATCAAGCTCAAGTGGCCTATGATGCTCAGGGCCGATTGTTGTATGAACACCGACCAAAAACTGGTCTGCTCGCTAATTTTTGGACCTTGCCACTGAAGCAAGTTGAATCAATCGAAGAATTAGCAGGGAAGCAGCTGACCTTAAAACCGGTTGTGCACGTCTTTTCCCACCGACGCTGGGAAATTTGGTTAGTCGATCTGCCAGTTAAAAAGCAGCAAAACCTACCCATCAACATGGCTTTTCTCTCGCCAGTAGAGCAAGAGGCACTAGCCTTGCCAAAGGTACAATATAAACTATTAGATCAATTAAGGGAGATTGATGATGTTTCCAAATGA